The DNA region GCTACCGGTCGGCTTCGTCGCTGGCGACGTCCGGGTGGTGCAGCTCCCGGTCGGCGGCCGGGTCGATGCCGCTGGACGGGCTGCCGGAACGCGGCCCGGTGCGGCCGACCGTGATCGTACGAGGGCTGGGGCGGCTGGGTCGGGGCAACCGTACCCGGAGCAGACCGTGATCCATCACCGCGTCGATCGCGTCCGGGTCCACCCGGGCCGGCAACTGCACCCGATAGTCGAAGCCCCGGGTCTCGAAGCCACCGGAGATCCCGTGATCGGCGTTGACCTCGGCCTCGGTCCGGGCGCGGACGCACAACTCCCGGTCGTCCACCTCCACGGCGACCTCCTCGGGAGCGACACCGGGCAGCCGAACGACCACCTCCCAGCCGTCCGGGGTCTCCCCCAACTCCACCTCAGGCGGCCCCGGTCGGCCACCGACCAGCCGACTCAACTCGGTACGCAGGGACTGCAACTCGCCCAGCGGGTCCCAGCCCTGCTGCCCACCCCGCCAACTCCGTCCCGGTCCGGTCATCGCACGTCTCCCATCCGTCGACTACTTGGACGACCGCAGCGAACTCGGCGCGTCGAGGTGGGCGTCCCGGTCCACCCCGACACCTAGCCGGTCGACCAGTTCCCCACCGAGCCAGGCGCTGATGCCGAGGATGCCGAGCGCCACCACCTCGATGGCGATCAGCGCACCACCGGCGGCCCGGGAGTCGGCGTTGAGGCGTACCACCCAGACCGCGGCGAAGAGCAGGACCACCGCCACGTTGGCGGCGGCGTGGGTGAGTCCCACCCGCTTGGCCCGCGTACCGGTCGGGATGGCCAGCAGGTCGAACGCTCCCGCCGCCGCGGCCAGCAGGCCACCGATCAGGCCGACCGTGATGTTCCAGTACGCCACCTCGCCGAGGAAGTCCGGCCCACCGGCGGTGTCGATGATGTCGAACAGCACCGCCGTCACGAACAGGGCGGCCGGGAACATCACCAGCATGGGATGGACAGGATGACCCAGAACCTTGAGTCGGCTTTCCATCTCCGGCCTCCACTGCGGTCACTGACCGGCGTGCTGTCGCCGCGTTGGTGGGCGGTACCCCGGTCACTTGGGGACAAACATGACGACGGGCACGCCGCACCTACTGCGGCGGCACCGTCGTCATGGTCAACGCTGCGAAGGGTGGGCAGTGACGGTTCGTGCCGCTGTGGGCTGGACCCTGTCCTGGCTCCGCCCCACCTGGTACACCCTGAGGCGACTCTCCGAGGTGAGGGCTGTTCGGTGGCGGGCCTGGACCCGGTCGTCCAACCGGCTGGATGAGGCGGTCGCGTCTCGGGGTGCGGACCATCCTAGGGACCGGTGGCGGTGTGGTTGATCTCGAAAACGGCGAAGCCCAGGTCGGTGACCTGGGCTTCGTTCCGAGCCGCCTGACGGAATCGAACCGTCGACCTACGCATTACGAGTGCGTCGCTCTAGCCGACTGAGCTAAGGCGGCAACGATGGCCTAGTGTACGGCACGCGCCGACGACCGGCGGAGCGGGATTGGCCGGGTCGGCGTACCGGACAGCCCGGCCCTTCCGGCGCAGCAGGGCTGACACCTCGCCCGCTACGCTGCGATGGATGGCCGACGATCACACCCCTCGCGACGAGCCGGTCGACAGCCCGCCGGAGGGCACCCCAACACCCCCGGACGAGCCGGCAGCCACCGGTCGGGCCGCTCCCCTGGGACCGTACGCCGAGGAGGCGGCCGGTGGGCGGGCGGCGCGGCGGCCGCGCAGCACCGATCCGCTGGAGTTGGGGTTCACCCCCCGCAAGCCGGTGCCGTGGCTCGCGCCGCTGCTGCTGATCAGCACCGGTCTGCGTACCCTGCTGGCGATGTTGTTCGGGGCGTACCTGGACAAACGGGAGTTGCAGAAGGCCCTGGACTCGGAGATCGCCAAGCAGGTGGGGCCGGACGGCGGGCTCTGGCTGGATTATGTCGCCGACCTGGGTGACGGGTTCAACGCCACCTACTCGGTCGCCTACCTGCTAGCCCAGCCGGAGCTGACGGTGGACGGGCACCGGCTGCCTCGGGCGCAGACCCTGGTGATGGGCGGGGACCAGGTGTACCCCTCGGCCGCCTACGAGGCGTACGAGGATCGGTGCAAGGGGCCGTACCAGGCCGCGCTGCCGACCACCCCGCCGGAGCAGCCGACGGTCTTCGCGGTGCCCGGCAACCATGACTGGTACGACGGACTGACCGCCTTTCTGCGGCTGTTCGTCCGTACCCGGGACCGGCATTTCGGTGGCTGGCGTACCGGGCAGTCCCGGTCCTATTTCGCCGCCGAACTGCCTGCGGACTGGTGGCTGTTCGGCCTGGACGACCAGTCCGGTTCGTATGTCGATGATCCGCAGCTGACCTACTTCGACGCGGTGGCCGCGAAGCTGGGCCCGCAGAGCAAGGTGATCCTGGCGGTGCCGGCTCCGGCCTGGGTCAAGGCGGTGGACAACCCGTCGGCGTACGACTCGATCGACTACTTCATCCGGACCATCATCGCGCCGACCGGGGCCCGGGTCCGGGTGTTGATCTCCGGTGACCTGCACCATTACGCCCGGTACACCGGCCCGGACGACCGCCAGTTGATCACCTGCGGCAGCGGGGGCGCCTACCTCTACCCCACCCACAAGCTGCCCGAGCAGATCGAGGTGCCGCCGCGCGACACCCTGGCCCGGCGGTCCAGCCCTTCCCGGTCGTACGCCCTGGCCGCCCGTTACCCCGACGCGGCCCGCTCCCGGCGCTACGGCTGGGGGATCTTCGGTCGGTTGCCCCTGCGCAACCCCGGCTTCGCCACCCTGCTCGGCGTCCTGCAGACCCTGCTGATGCTCTCCATGGCCGGGGTGGCCGATTTCCGGGTCCTGGCCTCCGAGCAGCGGCTGTTCAGCGTGCCCCTGGTGCTGATGGTGCTGGTGACCGTGCTGGCGGCGGCCCTGTTCGCCAAGCCGCCCAGCACCACCGGTGAGCGCAACCTGCGGCACTGGGTCCTCGGTGTCGCGCACGGGCTGGCCCAGGTCGGGCTGGGAGCGGTGGGTACCTGGGTCTGGTTGGCCCTGCCCTTCCACAACTGGTCCTGGCCGTTGCCGGCGGCTGCGGCGGCGGTGCTCTACCTGCCGGTGATCGGTCTGGTGGCCAGTCAACTGGTGGCGTTGTACCTGCTGATCGCCAGCGCTTTCGGGGTGAACGTCAACGAGTTGTTCGCCGGCCAGGGCATCGAGGACGCCAAGGGCTTCGTCCGGATGCGCATCGACCCGGACGGCACCCTGACCCTCTACCCCATCGTGGTCGACCGGGTGGCCCGCCGGTGGCAGGTCAACCCTGACCACTCCCCGGAGGCCTCCTGGCTGACCCCCACCACCGACCTCAAACCTCGCCTGGCCGAACCGCCGGTCCACCTGACCTGACCCGGGAGTGAGCAGCCCGGCGACTCACTCGCAGATCCGCCAGTTGCCCTCCTCCTTGACCAGGGGGTAGACCCGGCTGGTGGCGCCACCCTCGGCCGGGGTGTAGCGGACGGTCGCGGTGCCGGTGACCAGACCGTTCTGGTTGGAGACGCTCAGCCCGACGATCTTGTGTCCGGTCAGGTCCGGCTCGGTGGCCTGCTGCTGCGTGAAGTCCGCCTCGCTGACCTGGTCCCGGATCCGGGTGCAGAGCTGCTGGTAGGCGGTCGGATAGTCGCGTTCCACCAGCGCACCGGCGAAGGTGTTCACTGTGGAGCGGACCGGTCCGGTGGCGTCCATCGCCACCCGGTAGATCAGGAAGGCGCCGAGCGCGCCACCAGAGCAACAGAGGGCGAGCACCACACCCAACACGATGAACAGTGTCCGCTTGGACTTCTTCGGCGGCGCCACGGCCGGCTGATATGCCATGCGGGCAGGGTAGGAAACCCGGACAAGCCCAAGATCGCAGGGTACGGGCAGGTCGGGCATCCAGGTCGATAAATCACCCTGCAAGCAGCTCGGAGGGTCTCCGGCCGGTCACTCCCCCTGCGGCGACAGACCCGGCTCTGCGGCGGAAGGCCTTTCGTCGTACGCGATGCGGGGGCGACAGACCTCGGCCAGCGAGCACCGTTTGACCGCCCCGTCGCTGAGCTGCCGGACGGTGACGGTCTCGCTCGGCGGATGCCGGGACACGACCTTGCCCAGACCGGAGGGGGTCTCGACCCGCTGCCCGCTCGTGGGGTAGGTGCCGCTCGTGGCGTACAGGGGGTGCTCGTACTTGAGGCAGCACATCAGACGCCCGCAGGCACCGGAGATGCGCAACGGGTTCAGCGGCAGGTCCTGGTCCTTGGCCATCCGGATGGTCACCGGCTCGAAGTCGTTGAGGAAGGTGGCGCAGCAGAGGTCACGCCCGCAGGAGCCGATGCCGCCCTGCACCCGGGCCGAGTCGCGGGCGGAGAGTTGGCGCAGCTCCACTCGACAGTGCAGGGTCGCCCCGAGATCGCGCACCAGGGAGCGGAAGTCCACCCGGTGCGGGGCGGTGAAGTAGATGGTGCTGCGCTCCCCACGGTCGTCGCCCTTGCTGAAGACGTGGTCGATCGCCACCACCTTCATCGGCAGCCCGTGGGCACGGATCAGCCGCTTGGCCGCCACCTTCGCCTCGGCCTTGCGTCGCCGCAGGTCCTCGTCTCGCCGCAGGTCCTCCTCCTGCGCCAGCCCGGCGAGCTTGGGGAAACCGTCAGTGTCCTCGGTGACCCACTGCGCGGCCCAGACACACTCCGCGACCTCGGGACCGTCGTCCGTGGGCACCAGCACCTTGTCGCCGACCTGGGGGCGCAGGTCACCCGGATCGAGGTAGTAGAGGCGGCCGTAGCGCTGGAAGCTGACCGCACAGAGCATGCCCATGCTGTCACCCTACGACGTCACAGCGTGCTCCTGCTGCGTACGCGAGTCGGCATCAGCCGCAAGGGAGGCGGTACCCGGGCGGTCGGCACGACCAGCCGGTCGGCCGCCGACCCTGTTCACCAGCCGATACGGGTCGATCGGGTGCCCGGGGCAGGTCCGTTGTCCGGGCGGAACCGGGAGCTCTCCTGCCGCCAGGGTGATTCGGCCAGGCTCGGTGCCCACTGCCGCAGCAGGGTCTCCGCACCGTCGTAGGCCACGCAGAGCACCGCCAGCACCCGGGCGGCGATCTCGGCGGCACCGGCCTCCCCCGAGGACAAGGGTCCAGAGTGGGAGGGGGCCCGACCCGGTGCGGTGGCCGCCAGGACCGCCACCGCCTCAGCGGAACCGATCACCTCGGCCAGGGTGCGGGCGACCGCGAGACGGCTGCCCTCCACCCAGTCGGCCAGGGCGTCGGCGTAGCCGGCGGTCGCCTCCAACCGCCCGACCAGACTCTCCGGGCCCTCGTCGAGATGGCGCAGCAGCGTCGCCCGGGACTGACCGTACGCCGCAGCGGCCGACCCGGACCAGAGCAACGGATCGGTGAGGGCGGCGCTGGCATTGTCGTACCCGTGGATGTGTCGGCGCACCGCGTGCCCGGCACCGGCCAGCGGGGCGGGCCGAAGGCCCATGAAGCTGCGCAGGGCCTCCCCCGGCAGCACCTGCATCCGCCGCAGCAGCGGCCAGAGCCGGTGTCCCTCGGGGGCACCGGCGGCCAGCAGGGTGTCCACCCGGCGCAGCAGGTCCAGGCCGGGCTCGGCGAGCCGGTCCAGGGCGTCCATCACCCCTCCCGGACCACTCGACGGGCGACCAGGGAGTCGGTCTCGGCATAGCGGTTGGCGGCCTGGCGCAGGGCGTCCGCCGTGTCGGCCAGCTTCGCGGCGGCGGCCCGGGCCTCCCGGGCCCGGTCGCCGGTCGCGGCCGTCCACTGCCGGTGCAGGGCCCGCCCGATCTCGCCCGGCCGACCGGGGGCGTCGGCGCCGAAGACCGCCTGCGTGGGGTCGGCGGCCGTGATCGACCGGGAGAGGGCGCTCAGGCTGGCGCTCGCCTCGTCCAGCCGGGCGGCCAGGGCGCGGAGGTTGTCCATCTCAGGCCCCCGCCAGCGGCCGGTAGGCGGTGAAGGTCTCGTTGTGCAGTTTCTCCCGGGCCCACTGGGCGGCGTCGGCCGCGGCGGTGACCGCCGCCCGCACCGAAGCGGCCACATCCCGGGGGGCCCGGTGGTGCAGGGGGCCGAGGAAGCGTACGTCCGTGATCCGGCCGCTGGCGGTCACCACCACCTCGACCAGGCCGTCCGGGGACCGGACGGTGACCTCGACCGTCGCCACGGCCCGGTCGAACTCGGCCTGGAGGGACTCGATCCGGCGGTAGCGCCGTACCGCCTCCTCGATCCACGCCTCGTCGATCTCGCCCCGCGGCATCAGCGGACTCCTCCCCGGCTGTCTCACTCTGGGTGCCGCCGCCGTCACCACGGCACACCGGACCGTACCGCACCTCAATTGCGCGTGTCGATGCCTGTGGATAACGGTCCGGCCGACAGGACCTGGCCGGGTGTCAGCCCTTCCACAGGGAGAGCATCATGGCCTCGACGGCGATCCGGGGCTTGACGTTCGCCTCGATCGCGGTGCGGCACGCCAGCACGGCTTCCAGCCGGCGCAGCGCCCCTTCCGCCTGCCAGGTACGCGCCCCGGCATCGGCCAACTCGACCGTGTCGGTGTGCACCGGCGCCACCGGCGCCCCCAGCGCCATGGTCAAGGCGTCCCGGTAGAAGGCGGCCAGGTCGACCAGCGCCCGGTCCAGCGCGTCCCGCTGGGCCCGGGTGGCCCGTGACTTCTGCCGCCGTTCCAGGTCCTTGAGCTGACCGGCGGAACCCCGGGCCGCGCCGGCCGCACCCCGGCCGGTACCCCCCGCACCCAGGGCGGTCTCCAGGGCGGCCCGCTCCGCGGCGTCGACCTCCACGACCGCAGCCTCGGCTTCGGCCTCGGCCGCCTCGATCAGCGCGGCGGCCGCGTCGAAGGCCGCACCCACGCTGGTCAGTCGGCGGGGTACCGCGAGCACCGCCTCCCGCCGAGCCCGGGCCTGGGGGTCGCCGGCCAGTCGCCGGGCCCTACCGACATGCCCCTGGGTGGCCGCCGCCGCCCACCGGGCCACCTCGGGCGCGATCCCGTCCCGACGCACCAGCACCTCGGCCACCGCCTCCGCCGCCGGCTGCACCAGGGGTACGACCCGACAGCGGGACCGGATGGTCACCGAGATGTCGTCCGGGTGGGTGGAGGGGGTGCAGAGCAGGAAGACCGTCCGGGGCGGCGGTTCCTCCACCGCCTTGAGCAGGGCGTTGCCGGCCGCCTCGGTCAACCGGTCGGCGTCCTCGATGATCACGACCTGCCACCGGCCACCGGAGGGGGTGCTGGAGGCGCGCAGCACCAGCGCCCGCATCTCGCTGACCCCGATGGAGAGCCCGTCCGGCACCACCAGTCGCACGTCGGCGTGGGTGCCGGCCAGGGTGGTGTGGCACCCGGGGCACCGCCCGCACCCGGTGCCCTGCTCGCACTGCAGGGCGGCCGCGAAGGCCCGCGCCGCTACCGACCGACCCGAGCCGGGAGGCCCGGTGAAGATCCAGGCGTGGGTCATGCCGGCGCCGGGATCGGGCCCGCTGACCTCCGGCTCCTGATCGCCCCGGGGGGCGCGCAGCACCTCGGCTGCGGCGGCGGCAGCCCGGCGTAAGGTGTCCACCGCCTCGTCCTGCCCGACCAGGTCGGCGAAGGCGTCCGGCATCAGGTCCGCTCCGTGGTCACCAGCTCCGTTGGGGATAACTCGGGCTGCACCGAGGTGTCCGGGCCACTGGCCGGCCCCGGGTGGTCCAGGTCATCGGAGGCGAGCAGTTCCGCCACCCGATCGGCGACCCGCTCGGAGATCTCCTCGGCCGAGTGCCCGGCGTCGAGCACAAGGTAGCGCTTGGGGTCGGCGGCGGCCAGGTCCAGGAAGGCGTACCGGACCCGCTCGTGGAAGGCCAGCGACTCGGCCTCCAGCCGGTCGACCGTCTGGCTGCGCTCGGCCACCCGGGACAGCCCGGTGCGGGGGTCGATGTCCAGCAGCACCACCAGGTCGGGCTTGAGCCCACCGGTGGCCCAGGAGGAGAGCCAGGAGAGTTCGTCGACCGGCAGGGTACGCCCGGCACCCTGGTACGCCAGGGAGGAGTCGACATACCGGTCACTGATCACGACGGCACCCCGGGACAGGGCGGGCCGGACCACGGTGGCCACGTGATGGGCCCGGTCGGCGGCGTAGAGCAGGGCCTCGGCGCGCGGGGAGGGTGCCTCGTCGTCGACCCCGTTGTCCAGCACCAGGGAGCGGATCCGGGTGCCGACCGCGGTGGCGCCCGGTTCCCGGGTGACCACCACGTCCCGGCCCTCGGCCTGCAGCCGCTCGGCCAGGTGGGCCAACTGGGTCGACTTGCCGGCGCCCTCGCCGCCCTCGAAGACCACGAACAGCCCGGCCGCGACGAAGGGCTCCGCCGGCATCAGCGGACGGCCCCGGATCGAACCCCACAGGTCGGCCAGGACGGGAACGCCCTTCTTGTCGTCCATCTGGCCGAAGGCGCTGATCCCGGCGAAGATCCCGGCCGCCCCGGCGGCCAGCAGCAGCAGGCGGGTGGCGGAGATCGAGATGCCCAGGTCGGCGATCACCAGTTGGCGGGAGCCACCGACACCGGCGAGCAGGCTGCCCAGTGCGATGGCCAGGATCAGCACCAGCCGGGTGCCGATCTGCACCACGGCGAAGACCCGGCCGCGTACCTCGTCGGCGACCTCGCCACCGAGCAGGGTGGTGCCGGAGAGGAAGGCCATTCCGGCGCCGGCGCCGACCAGGACCGCGCCGACCAGGGCCATGGACAGGTGGATGGCGAAGGCCAGGGTCATCACCGAGGCGCTGGCCAGCACGATGCTCATGCCGAACCAGCGACGCCGGGACATGTCCCGCACGATCATCGGGCCCAGCCCGATGCCGATCGCCAGGCCGAAGAAGATCGCCCCGAAGAGCAGGGAGAAGGCGGCGTCACCTGCACCGAGGGAGTTGGCGAAGAACCGGGAGGTACCGATCACGATGCCGCCGCCGGCGAAGGCACCGAAGATGCCCAGCACCAGGCCACGGACCAGCGGCGTCTTCCCGATGTACCGCCAGCCCTCGTTGAACTGGCGCAGCATGCTCTGCTCGGACTGTTCCTGCCGCTGGCGCTGTCCCTGGCTGATCTCCTTGATGCCGAAGGCGACGACCAGGGCGGTGGCCAGCCGGGAGAGCGCGTTGAACCAGAGCGCGAGTTGGGCCGGCTCGGCCCAGGAGGGCATCTCGCCGCCGGTGGCGCCCCGGACTATGCCGTCGAGCGAGGCGAGCACGATCGCGGCGAAGATCGGCGTCAGGCCGTACGTGGTGATCAGGGTGAGCTGGTTGGCGGTCTCCAGCCGGGCGCGCGGGATGAGGTTCGGTACGGCCGCTTCCTTGGCCGGGATCCAGAGCAGGGTGACCGTCTCGATCAGGAAGGTGGCGATGGCCGCCCAACTGACCACCCGGGCACCGCTGGCGCCGGTCAGCGCGTACAGCGGGATGGAGGCGAACAGTACGAACCGCAGCAGGTCGCAGATGACCATGGTCCAGCGCCGGTCGAACCGGTCGGCGAACACCCCGGCGATCGGGCCGAGCAGCAACGCGGGCAGCAGTCGAATGGCGATCACGCCACCGAAGGCCGCCCCCTTGGCGGTGCTCCCCTCCACCTGGGCGGCGGCGAAGATGCTGGTGGCGAGCAGACCGAGCCAGTCACCGAAGGAGGCCGCGCTGAGCACGATCCAGAGCCGGCGGAAGGGCCGGATGCGCAGTACGGAGCGGATGGCGGGGTAACCGGTCAGGTCGGCCTGGCCGGTAGTGCCGCCGGATCGACTCTGACCGCTGGGCTGGTCCGCGGACGGCGACACGCCGGACGACTCGCCGTTGAACTGGCTTTCGATGGCCGTACCTCCACGTGCCGGCCCATCGCTGGGCACCCCCGGTGGAACACTCTAGACCTGCGGGGACCCACCCCCGTCACGCCTCGCCTTGCCTGCCGAGCCTAGGCCGCGGTTGCCGAACGGTGTTGAGCAGGCAGGACGCGAGGGTGTTTCGCATTCACCGTTTCACAGTTAGCGTGCACACGTGGCCACCGACAGCGAGAATCTGCGCCACCGACTGGACCGGGCGACCCGGCACCTCGATCCCCCGTACGCGGTGGTCGACCTGGCCGCCTTCGACACGAACTCCGCCGCCCTGGTCGCCCGGGCCGGCGGCAAGCCGCTGCGGATCGCCAGCAAGTCCCTGCGCAGCCGGGAACTGATCGCCCGGGCCCTGGGCCGTACCGGCTGGCAGGGGGTGATGGCGTTCACCCTGCCCGAGGCGATCTGGCTGGTGCGGACCGGAATCACGGACGACGCGCTGGTGGCGTACCCCACTGTCGACCGGGGGGCCCTCGCCGAACTAGCGGCCGATCCGGTGCTGGCCGCCGCCGTCACCCTGATGGTCGACGACCCCGATCAGCTGGACTTCTACGACGCGGTGCGGTCGTCGGGTAACCGGCCTGAGCTGCGGCTCTGCCTGGATCTGGACGCCTCCTGGCGGCTGCTGGGCGGCCGGGTGCACGTCGGGGTACGCCGCTCACCGGTGCACAGCGCCCAGGCCGCCGGCCGGTTGGCCGCCACGATCGCCGCCCGGCCCGGCTTCCGGCTGGTCGGCCTGATGTCGTACGAGGCACAGATCGCCGGGGTAGGCGATGCGCCACCCGGGCAGGCGGCGCTCGGCCCGGTGATCCGGCTGGCCCAGCGCGGGTCGTACCGCGAGCTGCTGGCCCGCCGGGCTGCGGCGGTGGCCGCCGTACACGACCACGCTGACCTGGAGTTCGTCAACGGCGGCGGCACCGGCAGCGTGGCCGCGACCAGCGCCGATCCCGCGGTCACCGAGGTCACCGCGGGATCGGGGCTGTACGGGCCGACGTTGTTCGACGGTTATCGGGCCTGGCGTCCCACCCCGGCGGCCTTCTTCGCCTGCGCGGTGGTCCGGCGGCCGGCACCCGGGCTGGCCACCGTGCTCGGCGGCGGCTGGATAGCCTCCGGTTCGGCCAGCCGCAGCCGACTGCCCCGACCCTGGCTGCCCACCGGACTCACCCTGGTCGGCACCGAGGGTGCCGGTGAGGTGCAGACCCCGGTGGCCGGTGACCCGGCCGACCGGCTGCGCCTCGGCGACCGGGTCTGGTTCCGCCACGCGAAGTCCGGTGAGCTGTGCGAGAGGGTGAACGAACTGCACCTGGTGGAGGGGGACCAGGTGGTGGCCACCGTGCCGACCTACCGGGGCGAGGGCCACGCCTTCCTGTGATCCGGGCTGGTTCCGGACCGACCTGCCGCCAGGCTGGGCCGGTGTGGCCGGGCCGGGGCGGCGAAAGCGGGGCCGGGGCGGCGAGTGCTCAGACGGGTTGGGCGGTCGTCTCCGTGGAGTCGACGATCTGGTCGTCGGCCGGCTTCGCGGGCTGCACGACCGGCCGGTGCCCGGTGTCGCCCCGGGCGTCCACCTGACGGTGCAGGTAGTCGCGGATGAGGGCCTTGGCCTCGGCCAGGACCCGATCGTCGCCGTCGGACCTGCGCCGGAAGGCGAGCTTGATCAGCGCGTCGGCCACCTCCACCGCGATTTCCAGATGGAAACGCAGCTCGGGCACGCCGGCGAGGCCGAAGCGTTCGGTGAGCACCCGGGCCAACTGGTCGGCGATCACCCCGTTGTTGTCCCGCTGCTCATCGAGCAGATGCAGGTCGACCACGTCGCCGAAGTGCAGGGTACGGAAGCCGGGAACGGTGCGGTGCATCGTGATGTACTCGTCGATGCTGGCGTCGACCCCGTCCCACCAGTGGGTCAGATCGTCCGAGGCGAAACGCTCGTCGAGCCGCTGGAGGTACGCCTCCATCGTGCGCAGGGTCAGCGCCTGCACGATCGCCCGCTTGTCCGGGAAGAACTGATAGACCGACCCGATCGCCACCTCTGCCCGCTCGGCGAGCAGGGTCGTGGTCAGCCCCTCGTACCCCACTTCGTCGACGAGTTCGGCGCAAGCGTCCAGCATCCGCTGGACCCGCGCGACACTACGACCCTGCACCGGAACCCGGCGCAGCGGCCCGGTCGTGGCGGCTGAAGTGGACACTCGCCACCCCCTCTCGACGGATGAACATATCTACACGTCACCAGTTCGTGACTACCGGTACAACGAGCGAATCTCGATTGCGGTGTTTACCAGGAACAACGTTCCTGATATGAACGCCATTCATATTCATCTGAAGGAGCGCCGATGCCCCGAAGCAGCGCCGCCGACGCCAGCACCTGGTCAAACTGGGCGGGAAACCAGCACAGCGCGACAACCGCCGTCCTGCGTCCCACCACTATCGCGGAGGTTGTCGAGCAGGTCCGCTCCGCCGCCGAGGCCGGTGCCCGGATTCGCCCGGTCGGCAGCGGTCACTCCTTCACCCCCGTCGCGGTCGGCGACGGCAGCCGGATGGACCTGGCCGAACTCGCCATCGACGTACGTGTGGACATCGATCGGCGCCTCGTCACCGTACCGGCCGGGATGACCCTGCGGCAGCTCAACTCGCTACTCGCCGACCATCAGTTGGCGCTGCCCAATCTCGGTGACATCGACGCCCAGACGGTGGCCGGGGCGATCTCCACCGGCACCCACGGCACCGGTGCGGGGTACGGCGGACTGGCCACCTTCGTGGCGGCCCTGACCCTGGTCACCGGCACCGGTGAGGTCCTGCACTGCTCTGCCGAGGAGCACCCCGAGGTGTTCGACGCGGCCCGGATCTCCCTCGGCGCCCTCGGGGTACTGGTCGAGGTGACCCTGCGCTGTGTGGAGGCCTTCGTACTGCGGGCCCACGAACGCCCGGCCGCCCTGGACACCGTGCTGGCCAACCTGCCCGACCTGGTCGGCAGCCACGACCACGTCGAGTTCTTCTGGTTCCCGTACAGCCGCCGGGTGCAACTCAAGGTCAACGACCGGGTGCC from Micromonospora sp. NBC_01739 includes:
- a CDS encoding Hsp20/alpha crystallin family protein: MTGPGRSWRGGQQGWDPLGELQSLRTELSRLVGGRPGPPEVELGETPDGWEVVVRLPGVAPEEVAVEVDDRELCVRARTEAEVNADHGISGGFETRGFDYRVQLPARVDPDAIDAVMDHGLLRVRLPRPSRPSPRTITVGRTGPRSGSPSSGIDPAADRELHHPDVASDEADR
- a CDS encoding metallophosphoesterase family protein; translation: MADDHTPRDEPVDSPPEGTPTPPDEPAATGRAAPLGPYAEEAAGGRAARRPRSTDPLELGFTPRKPVPWLAPLLLISTGLRTLLAMLFGAYLDKRELQKALDSEIAKQVGPDGGLWLDYVADLGDGFNATYSVAYLLAQPELTVDGHRLPRAQTLVMGGDQVYPSAAYEAYEDRCKGPYQAALPTTPPEQPTVFAVPGNHDWYDGLTAFLRLFVRTRDRHFGGWRTGQSRSYFAAELPADWWLFGLDDQSGSYVDDPQLTYFDAVAAKLGPQSKVILAVPAPAWVKAVDNPSAYDSIDYFIRTIIAPTGARVRVLISGDLHHYARYTGPDDRQLITCGSGGAYLYPTHKLPEQIEVPPRDTLARRSSPSRSYALAARYPDAARSRRYGWGIFGRLPLRNPGFATLLGVLQTLLMLSMAGVADFRVLASEQRLFSVPLVLMVLVTVLAAALFAKPPSTTGERNLRHWVLGVAHGLAQVGLGAVGTWVWLALPFHNWSWPLPAAAAAVLYLPVIGLVASQLVALYLLIASAFGVNVNELFAGQGIEDAKGFVRMRIDPDGTLTLYPIVVDRVARRWQVNPDHSPEASWLTPTTDLKPRLAEPPVHLT
- a CDS encoding Rv0361 family membrane protein, which gives rise to MAYQPAVAPPKKSKRTLFIVLGVVLALCCSGGALGAFLIYRVAMDATGPVRSTVNTFAGALVERDYPTAYQQLCTRIRDQVSEADFTQQQATEPDLTGHKIVGLSVSNQNGLVTGTATVRYTPAEGGATSRVYPLVKEEGNWRICE
- a CDS encoding PSP1 domain-containing protein, coding for MGMLCAVSFQRYGRLYYLDPGDLRPQVGDKVLVPTDDGPEVAECVWAAQWVTEDTDGFPKLAGLAQEEDLRRDEDLRRRKAEAKVAAKRLIRAHGLPMKVVAIDHVFSKGDDRGERSTIYFTAPHRVDFRSLVRDLGATLHCRVELRQLSARDSARVQGGIGSCGRDLCCATFLNDFEPVTIRMAKDQDLPLNPLRISGACGRLMCCLKYEHPLYATSGTYPTSGQRVETPSGLGKVVSRHPPSETVTVRQLSDGAVKRCSLAEVCRPRIAYDERPSAAEPGLSPQGE
- a CDS encoding type VII secretion target; this encodes MDNLRALAARLDEASASLSALSRSITAADPTQAVFGADAPGRPGEIGRALHRQWTAATGDRAREARAAAAKLADTADALRQAANRYAETDSLVARRVVREG
- a CDS encoding YbaB/EbfC family nucleoid-associated protein, which translates into the protein MPRGEIDEAWIEEAVRRYRRIESLQAEFDRAVATVEVTVRSPDGLVEVVVTASGRITDVRFLGPLHHRAPRDVAASVRAAVTAAADAAQWAREKLHNETFTAYRPLAGA
- a CDS encoding DNA polymerase III subunit delta', which translates into the protein MPDAFADLVGQDEAVDTLRRAAAAAAEVLRAPRGDQEPEVSGPDPGAGMTHAWIFTGPPGSGRSVAARAFAAALQCEQGTGCGRCPGCHTTLAGTHADVRLVVPDGLSIGVSEMRALVLRASSTPSGGRWQVVIIEDADRLTEAAGNALLKAVEEPPPRTVFLLCTPSTHPDDISVTIRSRCRVVPLVQPAAEAVAEVLVRRDGIAPEVARWAAAATQGHVGRARRLAGDPQARARREAVLAVPRRLTSVGAAFDAAAALIEAAEAEAEAAVVEVDAAERAALETALGAGGTGRGAAGAARGSAGQLKDLERRQKSRATRAQRDALDRALVDLAAFYRDALTMALGAPVAPVHTDTVELADAGARTWQAEGALRRLEAVLACRTAIEANVKPRIAVEAMMLSLWKG
- the tmk gene encoding dTMP kinase: MRIRPFRRLWIVLSAASFGDWLGLLATSIFAAAQVEGSTAKGAAFGGVIAIRLLPALLLGPIAGVFADRFDRRWTMVICDLLRFVLFASIPLYALTGASGARVVSWAAIATFLIETVTLLWIPAKEAAVPNLIPRARLETANQLTLITTYGLTPIFAAIVLASLDGIVRGATGGEMPSWAEPAQLALWFNALSRLATALVVAFGIKEISQGQRQRQEQSEQSMLRQFNEGWRYIGKTPLVRGLVLGIFGAFAGGGIVIGTSRFFANSLGAGDAAFSLLFGAIFFGLAIGIGLGPMIVRDMSRRRWFGMSIVLASASVMTLAFAIHLSMALVGAVLVGAGAGMAFLSGTTLLGGEVADEVRGRVFAVVQIGTRLVLILAIALGSLLAGVGGSRQLVIADLGISISATRLLLLAAGAAGIFAGISAFGQMDDKKGVPVLADLWGSIRGRPLMPAEPFVAAGLFVVFEGGEGAGKSTQLAHLAERLQAEGRDVVVTREPGATAVGTRIRSLVLDNGVDDEAPSPRAEALLYAADRAHHVATVVRPALSRGAVVISDRYVDSSLAYQGAGRTLPVDELSWLSSWATGGLKPDLVVLLDIDPRTGLSRVAERSQTVDRLEAESLAFHERVRYAFLDLAAADPKRYLVLDAGHSAEEISERVADRVAELLASDDLDHPGPASGPDTSVQPELSPTELVTTERT